In one window of Spartinivicinus marinus DNA:
- a CDS encoding DUF6916 family protein, with the protein MLATLTQEDFNKQVNTPFIIKTNKDDLALELTEVKVLRKAQEENQRDQFSLLFKGDPQRFLPQQIYQLNHKIMGELSLFLVPIGREHQSSHLKEGAYLYEAVFT; encoded by the coding sequence ATGCTAGCAACGTTAACGCAAGAAGATTTTAATAAACAAGTAAACACCCCATTTATTATTAAAACAAATAAAGATGACTTGGCGCTTGAGTTAACTGAAGTTAAAGTGCTTAGGAAAGCGCAGGAAGAGAACCAGCGAGACCAGTTTTCTTTATTATTTAAAGGAGACCCTCAGAGATTTTTACCTCAACAAATTTATCAATTAAACCATAAGATAATGGGTGAATTATCGCTTTTTTTAGTGCCGATTGGTAGGGAGCATCAATCGAGCCATCTCAAGGAAGGAGCCTATTTATATGAAGCTGTATTTACATAA